From one Amphiura filiformis chromosome 13, Afil_fr2py, whole genome shotgun sequence genomic stretch:
- the LOC140168132 gene encoding uncharacterized protein, with the protein MNSLRGCFIVVVIISCVGMSSALTSTEVDKFFTTGYNWGSTNYTGNIDLTSSMTIIDKQTTTPAGVQTGLYHYFQFNGVPNYSKLGAANYEDWGAFGGWSKTIQAQSLTKCIPAEPELQANNACTSKSGWVGIMITGTPLWTYESSSGANAVADLITDTCGGHPNQDNKYHVHGFADFANGNLAGCLGNPDSLFNACTCPAPFLGVAIDGFPIYGPQKCDACKTYVSGSSGPCATFYDAPYSGLFTSAELTNGGRSVDKNNPTHDGDSAKDHVFEYRLHTDPPYHISCLRGSTVGPQKCIGANSSNAKKREDENLVEKETAEEEAELEEVEEELLESRLRYLLLKSLLDKRGKQ; encoded by the exons ATGAACTCTCTTCGTGGCTGTTTCATCGTCGTCGTGATAATTTCATGTGTTGGGATGTCCAGTGCTCTTACAAGTACTGAAGTGGATAAATTCTTTACCACTGGCTACAATTGGGGTAGCACGAATTATACCGGGAACATAGATCTGACCTC CTCAATGACCATCATAGATAAGCAGACCACTACACCAGCAGGAGTGCAAACCGGCTTATACCACTACTTCCAATTCAACGGCGTCCCTAATTATTCCAAACTTGGCGCCGCCAATTATGAAGACTGGGGAGCATTTGGTGGATGGAGTAAAACCATCCAGGCACAGAGTTTAACCAAGTGTATTCCCGCAGAACCTGAGCTACAGGCTAATAACGCGTGCACCTCAAAGAGTGGATGGGTTGGGATAATGATTACCGGAACGCCATTGTGGACATACGAGAGTTCATCTGGTGCAAATGCTGTGGCGGACTTGATTACAGACACTTGTGGTGGGCATCCTAACCAGGATAACAAGTACCATGTTCATGGG TTTGCTGATTTCGCCAACGGTAATCTCGCCGGTTGTTTGGGCAATCCTGACAGTTTGTTTAATGCTTGCACATGTCCGGCTCCGTTTCTTGGCGTAGCTATAGATGGGTTTCCTATTTACGGCCCGCAGAAGTGTGACGCCTGTAAAACGTACGTGTCCGGCAGCTCCGGCCCTTGTGCTACATTCTATGATGCGCCATACTCCGG ATTATTCACTAGTGCCGAGTTGACTAACGGTGGTCGTTCAGTGGATAAGAATAATCCGACTCATGATGGAGATAGTGCTAAGGATCACGTATTTGAGTATCGTCTACATACAGACCCACCATACCACATCAGCTGCTTGCGAGGATCAACAGTGGGACCTCAGAA aTGTATTGGGGCCAACTCCAGCAATGCTAAAAAACGCGAAGATGAGAACCTTGTGGAAAAGGAAACTGCCGAAGAGGAAGCAGAATTGGAAGAAGTGGAAGAGGAACTGCTAGAAAGTAGACTCCGATATTTGTTGTTGAAGTCCCTTCTCGATAAACGTGGAAAGCAGTAA